In Bombina bombina isolate aBomBom1 chromosome 6, aBomBom1.pri, whole genome shotgun sequence, a single genomic region encodes these proteins:
- the LOC128664494 gene encoding proto-oncogene Mas-like — protein MTGNFSTTEFWNRTNVNNSAYHHIFTSITLFVSAFGAAGNCLVIWFLSFKIKRSPSTIYIFNLALADAVFLLFVMFLFIITIILTERHPFEIISENVHVINVLYTVSLTCLFGFNTSMCLLTAISVERCISVIFPLWYHCKRPHHLSTIACSSIWILSSLFSAIEFNFCYKQKYIVHDLGNNSTNECTVVSVIICCVSFMIFTPLMILSSLTLLVKIWTSSQQQQPPKLYLVITVTVLLFLVFAMPMRIILLVWYKYHMAPPFPILDLFSLFCSVNSSINPFIYFLIGRQGGKGKFSLLRTLQGIFYDDGFQNKREKNVRTILETKI, from the coding sequence atgACTGGTAATTTTTCAACAACAGAATTTTGGAATAGGACTAATGTCAATAATTCAGCATATCATCACATTTTTACATCTATAACATTGTTCGTATCTGCCTTTGGTGCAGCTGGTAACTGTCTTGTTATCTGGTTTCTTTCATTTAAGATCAAAAGAAGCCCCTCCACTATCTATATTTTTAATCTTGCTCTGGCTGatgctgtttttcttttatttgtcaTGTTTTTATTCATCATTACTATTATTTTAACCGAAAGACATCCCTTTGAAATTATCTCAGAGAATGTTCATGTTATCAATGTATTGTATACAGTGTCATTAACTTGTCTTTTTGGATTCAACACAAGTATGTGTCTTCTTACAGCTATTAGTGTTGAAAGATGTATTTCTGTTATTTTTCCTCTTTGGTATCATTGCAAACGACCACACCATCTGTCTACAATTGCTTGTAGCAGTATATGGATTCTGTCCTCACTGTTCTCTGCCATAGAGTTCAACTTTTGTTACAAACAAAAATACATCGTTCATGATCTGGGGAACAATTCTACTAATGAATGTACAGTTGTTTCTGTGATTATTTGCTGTGTCAGTTTTATGATCTTTACTCCACTTATGATATTGTCAAGTCTTACTCTTCTAGTCAAGATATGGACTAGTTCTCAACAACAACAACCCCCAAAGCTATACTTAGTGATTACAGTCACTGTCTTATTGTTTTTAGTGTTTGCCATGCCTATGAGAATTATATTGCTTGTTTGGTATAAATATCACATGGCACCACCATTTCCTATACTGGATCTATTTTCTTTGTTTTGCTCTGTGAATAGTAGTataaatccatttatttattttcttattggTCGCCAAGGAGGAAAGGGAAAGTTTTCTTTACTGAGAACTCTTCAAGGAATATTTTATGATGATGGATTtcaaaacaagagagaaaaaaatgtaagAACAATCTTAGAGACAAAAATATAA